In Desulfovibrio sp., the sequence GCATCTTCAAAAATACCTCGATGAATTCTGCTACCGATTCAACCGCCGTTTCTGGCCTGGGCAGGGCTTCGACCGCCTCTTGAGGGCCTGCTCCAGTGCCACCCCTGTCACCTATGCGGAGTTAAGGGGATAGCCACGTATTTTTATCGATACATGAAATTTGTCAATAGGTATTTTCGAAACACTTTCTATGCATTGTATTTACTTATCAATTTTATATCGCCTGTGATTGCCACCATTTCCATATCATTTTCGGCGTTACAACCAACTCGTCGCCTCGACAAAATTCTATAAATTTAGTGATATATTCAGATATGTTAACAAGGTTGCGAGTAGGTCCATGGCCAACCCGCCCCCCCCGGAAAGGGCCATCATCACCGTCGATCCCATCCGCGAAAGCAAACGCATTCGCGCCATCAAGAAGATTTTGACTGACAAGTCGCGCACGTGGCCTTGTTCATGACCAAAAATAGTCGCGGGCCGGCTATTTCCTCAAAAACGCCTCCCTGGTCTTCACCGCCGTGTCCGCGAAGTCCGAGAACACCCCGTCCACGCCGAGCGTGAAGAACTGGAGATACTCCGCCTGGGGGTCGCCCTTGTAGTCGGCGGCCAGAAAGCGCGCTTCGTTTCTGAACGTGTAGGGGTGAACCAGCAGCCCGGCCGCGTGCGCGTCCGCGACCAGGCTCCCTGGAGCCTTCAGGGTCTTGTCCGGGTTCTCGCCCACGATGAGCCGCTTCCACGGCCCTATTCCCTTGGCGAACGTGGCGATTATCTTAAGCTCCTCGGGCCTGGTCAGGTCCGCGTAGGTCCGCGTGTCCCCGGCCATCACGAAATCATAGGGCCGCATGTCGGGCTCTCCCATGAGAAATATCAGCGGCACGTCGATCATCTTCTTCAGGGCTTTCAGGTTGGCGTACTCGAAGCTCTGGATGAACACCGGCGAATCCGCCCTGTCCCAGCCAGCGCGTTTAAGCGCCTCGACCAGCGGCTCCTCCAGGGGAAGGCCGATGGAGCGGAAATACGTGGGGTGCTTGGTTTCGGGATAGATGCCGATGGTGCGCCCCGTTTCGGCGCTCTTTTTCTTGGCCAGCTCGATGATCTGGTCGAGCGTGGGGATGTCGAACTTGCCGTCAAATGAGTGGTCCCGAAACTCCAGGCGCTCCTTGGCGCGCAGCGTTTTCAGCTCGGCCAGGGTGAAGTCTTCGGTGAACCAGCCCTCAACCTCCTTGCCGGCGATGATCTTCTTGGTTTTGCGGTCCGGGAATTTCTGGGCCGCGTCCGTGGTGCCGCCGATCTCGTTCTCGTGGCGGGCCACCAGCACGCCGTCCTTGGTTGATACCAGGTCCGGCTCGATGTAGTCCGCGCCGAGCTCCACGGCCAGCTCATAGGAGGCCAGGGTGTGCTCCGGGCGGTAGCCGCAGGCGCCCCGATGGCCGATGACGAGGGGGGATGTGGTGGCTGTCAGGGCTTTATCCTCCATGAGCGGAAACAGGAATGCTGTTGCGGCCAAGAGCGTGGCGAGAAGACGCATTGTGCCCTCCGTGTGCGGCTTTACGTATGTTCTCCTGGCCCATTTTCGCAAGCACCGGCATGTTGGCGTTGACAACCGGTGACGATACGGGGGATTTCTCGCGGCGCGCCAGGCCCGAACCCCACGCGGGCATTTACCCCGGCCGCATTTTGTGGAAACATCCGCCGAGCTTACG encodes:
- a CDS encoding glycerophosphodiester phosphodiesterase, whose product is MRLLATLLAATAFLFPLMEDKALTATTSPLVIGHRGACGYRPEHTLASYELAVELGADYIEPDLVSTKDGVLVARHENEIGGTTDAAQKFPDRKTKKIIAGKEVEGWFTEDFTLAELKTLRAKERLEFRDHSFDGKFDIPTLDQIIELAKKKSAETGRTIGIYPETKHPTYFRSIGLPLEEPLVEALKRAGWDRADSPVFIQSFEYANLKALKKMIDVPLIFLMGEPDMRPYDFVMAGDTRTYADLTRPEELKIIATFAKGIGPWKRLIVGENPDKTLKAPGSLVADAHAAGLLVHPYTFRNEARFLAADYKGDPQAEYLQFFTLGVDGVFSDFADTAVKTREAFLRK